One region of Halodesulfovibrio sp. MK-HDV genomic DNA includes:
- a CDS encoding polyprenyl synthetase family protein encodes MQELLEYLTLKQPRINATLAAETAQLNALVQPVVSHVLTAGGKRLRPLLTLLTAATLGYTDDDIYPLACSVELLHSATLMHDDIIDDAELRRGKPAAHTQFGNTKTVLAGDVLLAQANLVVARYNDSRLTQCIAEAIVETATGEIEEIEYLHSTNHSQQTYIDIIKGKTAFLLQASCIMGAIKAGGSDEQIAAASDFGMNLGIAFQIVDDALDFAVSTKSIGKPVAGDLREGKLTPPLLMYLNTLEGTERGDFVTKFEAGIFSEEEICFVAKQIRELGLDDATRELADSYLDKAQQALEILPACPERKILLQTLDYVKSRSA; translated from the coding sequence ATGCAAGAACTCTTAGAGTACCTTACGTTAAAACAACCGCGAATTAATGCGACGTTGGCGGCAGAAACTGCTCAGCTTAACGCATTAGTTCAGCCTGTTGTTTCCCATGTGCTTACTGCCGGTGGAAAAAGGCTGCGCCCTTTGCTTACTCTGCTTACTGCTGCAACTCTCGGGTATACTGATGATGACATCTACCCGCTTGCTTGTTCTGTAGAGCTGCTTCATTCTGCCACATTAATGCACGACGATATTATCGACGATGCTGAACTTCGCCGTGGAAAACCTGCTGCGCATACGCAATTTGGTAATACCAAAACCGTGCTTGCAGGCGACGTACTTCTTGCACAGGCAAACCTTGTTGTTGCGCGCTATAATGACTCGCGCCTCACACAGTGCATTGCAGAAGCAATCGTAGAAACTGCGACTGGTGAGATTGAAGAGATTGAATATCTTCATTCTACTAACCATTCGCAGCAAACCTACATCGATATTATCAAAGGGAAAACCGCATTCTTGCTACAAGCATCATGTATTATGGGTGCTATCAAAGCAGGCGGTTCTGATGAGCAGATAGCTGCGGCATCTGATTTTGGTATGAACCTCGGCATTGCGTTTCAGATTGTTGATGACGCTCTGGACTTTGCTGTTTCTACTAAATCAATCGGTAAACCGGTGGCGGGCGACCTTCGTGAAGGTAAGCTTACCCCACCGTTACTTATGTACCTTAATACCCTTGAAGGTACAGAACGAGGCGATTTTGTAACCAAGTTTGAAGCTGGAATATTCTCTGAAGAAGAAATTTGCTTTGTTGCAAAACAAATTCGCGAGCTCGGCTTAGATGATGCCACACGCGAACTTGCAGATTCTTATTTGGACAAGGCACAGCAGGCACTTGAAATTTTGCCAGCGTGTCCGGAACGAAAGATACTGCTGCAAACTTTGGATTACGTTAAATCACGTAGTGCATAA
- the ubiE gene encoding bifunctional demethylmenaquinone methyltransferase/2-methoxy-6-polyprenyl-1,4-benzoquinol methylase UbiE has protein sequence MQCSPNEHANEVSGMFSRIARWYDFLNHLLSGGMDYYWRQQLVKATVPGKTGLMLDLAAGTMDVSLEIVRQHPQTKVAALDYCRPMLTTGRKKLTKGRSRRIFPVHADGRTLPLPDNSVDCATISFGIRNIIPREQAFKELNRVLVPGGRLCILEFGTGKNPVWKGFYNMYLKKILPMIGKVFSGDVSAYQYLADTIMAFPTAAELSTEMVEAGFDRVYYKPMTSGIVYLHVAQKKAE, from the coding sequence ATGCAATGTTCACCAAATGAACATGCCAATGAAGTTTCTGGCATGTTTAGCCGTATTGCCCGCTGGTACGACTTCTTAAATCATCTGCTTAGTGGCGGAATGGATTATTACTGGCGACAGCAGCTTGTGAAAGCAACAGTACCGGGAAAAACCGGTCTTATGCTTGACCTTGCCGCTGGTACTATGGACGTATCTTTAGAAATAGTCCGCCAGCATCCGCAGACAAAAGTTGCTGCATTGGATTATTGTCGTCCGATGCTGACCACTGGTCGCAAGAAGCTTACTAAGGGACGTAGCAGACGTATCTTCCCTGTACATGCCGATGGCAGAACCCTGCCTTTACCGGATAACAGTGTAGATTGCGCAACAATTTCTTTCGGAATTCGCAACATCATTCCACGCGAACAAGCATTTAAGGAACTTAATCGAGTACTTGTGCCTGGTGGGAGATTGTGTATTCTTGAATTTGGTACTGGGAAGAACCCTGTTTGGAAGGGCTTTTACAATATGTACCTGAAAAAAATTCTTCCTATGATCGGTAAAGTTTTTTCTGGTGATGTCAGTGCATACCAGTATCTTGCTGATACCATCATGGCGTTTCCGACTGCTGCTGAACTGAGCACGGAAATGGTGGAAGCCGGTTTTGACCGTGTGTACTACAAGCCGATGACGTCGGGCATTGTGTACTTGCACGTTGCACAAAAGAAAGCCGAGTAG
- a CDS encoding DVU0298 family protein, with amino-acid sequence MPRFRALKTELRSMLEQPAWEDSLQHIISIPATQTVGPLMSFFLFGGEMKWRAITTFGLVMGKLATEDIEQARITMRRLLWHMNEESGNVGWGIPEAMAESMINSKILANEYNRMLHSYVRETSDDDNYLDHPPLRRGVYWGLGRMAKKYPELMLPSVRALSWGLQDEDNEGRGLSAWALGFIGTEANIPALESLLNDACPIDLYCDRAIHCTTVAQIAQQAIEKIKERENDN; translated from the coding sequence ATGCCAAGATTTCGTGCTTTAAAAACAGAACTACGTTCGATGCTTGAACAACCAGCATGGGAAGACTCCCTGCAGCACATAATTTCCATACCTGCCACACAAACTGTGGGCCCGCTCATGTCATTCTTCCTTTTTGGTGGAGAAATGAAATGGCGAGCAATTACAACGTTTGGTTTGGTGATGGGAAAACTTGCAACAGAAGATATTGAGCAGGCGCGCATTACAATGCGACGTCTACTCTGGCATATGAACGAAGAGTCAGGAAATGTAGGTTGGGGTATTCCCGAAGCGATGGCAGAGTCGATGATCAACAGTAAGATTCTGGCAAATGAATACAATAGAATGTTGCATTCATATGTTCGGGAAACATCAGACGATGACAATTATCTAGATCATCCACCGCTCCGTAGAGGGGTTTACTGGGGACTTGGAAGAATGGCGAAGAAATATCCAGAACTCATGCTACCGTCTGTTAGAGCTTTATCGTGGGGCTTACAGGACGAGGACAATGAAGGCCGGGGGCTTTCAGCGTGGGCTCTTGGCTTCATAGGCACAGAAGCAAATATCCCAGCACTTGAAAGTCTTCTTAATGATGCTTGCCCGATAGATCTTTATTGTGACCGCGCAATCCATTGCACCACTGTCGCCCAGATCGCACAACAAGCAATAGAGAAAATAAAAGAACGCGAGAACGATAATTAA
- a CDS encoding nucleotide sugar dehydrogenase yields MVSFERIVSGDVPIAVIGLGYVGLPLAISLAKHFSVIGYDQHAQRIDELRRGKDRTGEISQEALSNSTAYFTADPQLLEKAGVHIIAVPTPIDAHHTPDLIPLLMATRTVASFMQRDSVVVYESTVWPGATEEKCVPVLENVSGMRFGRDFTVGYSPERINPGDKVHTIENVVKIIAGSDDMTTALLAGLYGRIIPAGVHATSSIMVAEAAKVIENTQRDLNIALMNELAIIFNSLGIDTGEVLEAAGTKWNFLPFTPGLVGGHCIGVDPYYLTFKAESLGYHPQVILAGRRINDSMGKFVAESCVKELIRRGVSVRDAKVGILGFTYKENVPDIRNTRVIDIIRELKEYGIEALVHDPIADNEQAIREYEISLNYLKDFQQLDAIILAVPHEEYSFIQPKQLLKWFRDTGNTLVLDVKGFFEPAVMEAAGLELWRM; encoded by the coding sequence ATGGTATCTTTTGAACGAATTGTGTCTGGAGATGTCCCTATTGCCGTTATCGGCCTCGGGTATGTCGGTTTACCTCTTGCTATTTCTTTGGCGAAACATTTTTCTGTTATCGGTTACGATCAGCATGCGCAGCGAATAGATGAACTGCGTCGTGGTAAAGATCGAACCGGTGAGATCTCCCAAGAAGCTCTCAGTAATAGTACTGCGTATTTTACTGCTGATCCGCAGCTTTTAGAAAAAGCTGGTGTGCACATAATAGCGGTACCGACGCCTATCGATGCACATCACACACCGGACTTAATTCCGTTACTTATGGCTACTCGAACCGTTGCTTCCTTCATGCAGCGCGATTCAGTTGTAGTCTACGAGTCAACGGTATGGCCGGGAGCCACTGAAGAAAAGTGTGTTCCTGTGCTCGAAAATGTATCCGGAATGCGGTTTGGCAGGGACTTTACTGTCGGTTATTCGCCGGAGCGCATTAATCCCGGAGATAAAGTGCATACCATTGAAAATGTCGTCAAAATTATTGCTGGTTCTGACGACATGACAACAGCTTTGTTGGCAGGGCTGTATGGCAGGATTATTCCTGCAGGGGTGCATGCTACCAGTTCTATAATGGTTGCCGAAGCTGCAAAAGTTATTGAAAACACACAACGTGATTTGAACATAGCTTTAATGAACGAACTGGCGATTATCTTTAACTCCTTGGGGATTGATACAGGCGAAGTGCTTGAAGCAGCTGGAACAAAATGGAATTTTCTGCCATTTACGCCAGGGCTTGTTGGCGGGCACTGCATAGGGGTAGACCCGTATTATCTGACTTTTAAGGCAGAATCGTTAGGATATCATCCGCAGGTTATTCTTGCCGGTAGACGTATTAACGATTCGATGGGCAAATTTGTTGCTGAGTCCTGCGTTAAGGAACTTATCCGTCGAGGTGTTTCAGTTCGTGATGCAAAAGTCGGGATTTTAGGGTTTACGTACAAAGAGAATGTGCCGGATATCCGCAACACCCGCGTAATTGATATTATCAGAGAATTAAAAGAGTACGGCATTGAAGCGCTCGTGCATGATCCTATTGCTGACAATGAACAGGCTATTCGTGAATATGAAATTTCGCTGAACTACCTGAAAGATTTTCAGCAGTTGGATGCTATAATTTTAGCAGTACCGCACGAAGAGTATTCTTTTATCCAGCCAAAACAGTTGCTCAAGTGGTTCCGAGATACCGGAAATACTTTAGTGTTAGATGTGAAAGGCTTTTTCGAGCCTGCTGTGATGGAGGCAGCAGGATTAGAACTTTGGAGAATGTGA
- the mqnB gene encoding futalosine hydrolase produces MTLVIATATQTEMKAVLLGFNRRGRIGCKLPGMGGCCETPVNNHHCLLAITGVGPVNAALSIGRILGECKGISGVLNLGVAGSFDLEQAPLGSIVAADLEVWPEYGLRTADGVDPEGIKFPVWEYSGVDGRYSVWDRIELDSEKGFRMLNLSSPKDLLTGTSMTVSGVTGTEERAHMLMERYKPLTENMEGFSLALACLQAGIPFLELRTVSNLVGSRKPEHWKLDDALQALGRHARELFV; encoded by the coding sequence ATGACACTGGTTATCGCAACAGCAACTCAGACTGAAATGAAAGCTGTTCTGCTAGGGTTTAACAGGCGAGGACGGATTGGATGCAAGCTCCCCGGTATGGGGGGCTGTTGTGAAACGCCTGTTAATAATCACCATTGTCTACTTGCTATCACGGGAGTCGGGCCTGTTAATGCTGCACTAAGCATTGGCAGAATTCTCGGTGAGTGTAAGGGTATTTCTGGTGTCCTAAACCTCGGGGTTGCAGGAAGTTTTGATTTAGAGCAAGCTCCGCTGGGCAGTATAGTAGCTGCCGATTTGGAAGTTTGGCCGGAATACGGACTGCGTACAGCAGACGGTGTTGATCCGGAAGGCATTAAATTTCCTGTATGGGAATATAGTGGAGTAGATGGCCGGTATTCGGTGTGGGATAGAATAGAGCTTGATTCAGAAAAAGGTTTCCGGATGCTCAATTTATCGTCACCTAAGGATTTACTCACAGGCACAAGCATGACAGTATCCGGCGTTACCGGAACAGAAGAACGCGCCCATATGCTTATGGAGCGGTACAAACCGCTTACAGAAAATATGGAAGGGTTCTCCCTTGCACTCGCTTGTCTTCAGGCCGGAATTCCTTTTCTTGAACTTCGCACCGTTTCTAATCTGGTTGGGTCTCGCAAGCCGGAGCACTGGAAGCTGGACGATGCGCTTCAAGCTCTTGGTAGACACGCCAGGGAGCTTTTTGTTTAG
- a CDS encoding DUF2065 domain-containing protein: protein MQIDWNLLLTALGLAFVLEGLPYVLFADKLPKYLREIAERGPNALRYMGLTAMSAGVLLVWLMRH, encoded by the coding sequence ATGCAGATAGATTGGAATTTACTACTTACAGCGCTGGGGCTTGCATTCGTTCTCGAAGGTCTTCCATACGTCCTTTTTGCGGACAAACTCCCTAAATACTTGCGCGAAATTGCAGAACGCGGCCCTAACGCATTGCGTTACATGGGCTTAACCGCCATGTCCGCCGGTGTTCTGCTCGTTTGGCTTATGCGCCATTAA